The Papaver somniferum cultivar HN1 unplaced genomic scaffold, ASM357369v1 unplaced-scaffold_107, whole genome shotgun sequence genome includes a region encoding these proteins:
- the LOC113328377 gene encoding 3-oxoacyl-[acyl-carrier-protein] synthase II, chloroplastic-like: MVLTEVCMNTTMASSITEQHHNKGYQVPNANHRQNYNQRLRVYSTKSMICQLLGAAGAVDAVALVQATRTGWVYPNVNLENPEAGVDTKVLVGPKKERLDIKVALSNSFGFGGHNSPILFSPCKP; this comes from the exons ATGGTTCTCACTGAGGTCTGCATGAATACCACGATGGCATCAAGTATTACAGAACAACATCACAATAAAGGATATCAGGTTCCCAATGCCAACCACAGGCAGAATTACAACCAGAGG TTAAGAGTGTATTCCACCAAGTCCATGATCTGTCAACTATTAGGAGCAGCTGGTGCTGTGGATGCTGTTGCACTAGTGCAG GCAACACGGACGGGTTGGGTCTATCCAAATGTCAATCTTGAAAATCCTGAGGCAGGCGTG GATACAAAGGTGCTGGTTGGCCCGAAGAAAGAGAGACTTGACATAAAGGTGGCGTTATCAAATTCATTTGGCTTTGGAGGCCACAATTCACCAATTTTATTTTCCCCTTGCAAGCCATAA